One Rhodoflexus caldus genomic window, ATTGCCGCAGCCTGTACCCCACGCCTGACCACCAAAAGCATGGAACGGCAAGCCGCGAAAAACAAAAACTACGAGCAAAGTTTTCACGGGCTTGCCGTTTATGACATTGCAGCGGAAAAGTACCTGATTGAGTACAACAGCCGCAAGTACTTTACGCCCGCTTCCAACACCAAACTTTTTACGTTCTATGCAGGTTTACAATTGCTGGGCGATAAAATACCTGCCTTGCGCTACGTACAACGCGGCGACTCGCTCATTATCTGGGGCACCGGAGACCCTTCACAACTCCACCCACTGCTGAAAAGCCGCGCTGCCATAGATTTCCTGCAACAAGCCCAAGGCAATATATACTTCTCCCCTGCCAATTTCACTGATGAGCGTTTGGGGCTTGGATGGGCATGGAACGATTATTTGTACGGCTATCAACCCGAAAAATCCCCCATGCCGCTGTACGGCAACTACGTACAGTTCATCAAAAAAGACAAACAAGTACAAATAATCCCTGCGTTTTTCGCATCCCTTGCCTCCCCCGACAAAGAACTGCTCATTCCCGTTACACGCGGCATGGAAGACAACCTATTCCGCTACAATCCCACAACACTCAAAGAAGAAGAAACGCCTTTCTACACATCGGCCGAGTTCACCGCAAGGCTTTTAACCGATACCTTGAAAAAGCCTGTGCGGGTAGCCAACATTACACTGCCCGATAGCGGACAGTGGCAAACCGTATGGGGCATTGCCACCGATGAGTTGTACCGCCCCATGTTGCAGGAAAGTGATAATTTTTTCGCAGAACACATCCTGTTGCTTTGTGCGGGCAACTTGCGCGCCGGCAGCTTTACGCTCCGCAGCGATAAAGTAATCAATCACCTGCTCAAAAATCAATTAGCCGACCTGAGCGATAAGCCCCGCTGGGTGGACGGCTCCGGGCTTTCGCGCTACAATCTGTTCACACCGCGCAACTGTGTGGAACTGCTGCAAAAAATTTACAAACAAGTAGCCAAGGATTCCCTCGGAGAACAGCGTTTGTTCAGTTTACTGCCGCAGGCAGGCAAAAGCGGCACATTGCGCAATGTAAAAGTCTATCCCCCTTCGGTGTATGCCAAAACAGGTTCTTTGAGCAATAACCACAACCTGAGCGGATTTTTAATCACACGCAGCGGCAGGCGACTGATTTTTTCTTTCCAGAACAACCATTTTATGATACCGACAGCCACCATCCGCGAGGAAATGGGAAAAATACTGTGGCAACTCTATGAGCAATACTGAAAATTAGTTGTTGCAACATGCAATTATGTCCGAAAACGGACAAAAATTGGACAGAATCGGACACTTATTTTTCGCTTTCATGTTGCAACAAATATATATTAAATCTGATTATCAGTTAGTTACAGATGTTGGCATCAGATTTGGCACTCAATAATTGAACTTATTAAGTTTCATCTTAATAGCTTTGAATTTATAGGTTGATATGTTTTAATTGTTGTAGCGAAAGGCTGCC contains:
- a CDS encoding D-alanyl-D-alanine carboxypeptidase/D-alanyl-D-alanine-endopeptidase yields the protein MMKIAHVGIGLLLIAAACTPRLTTKSMERQAAKNKNYEQSFHGLAVYDIAAEKYLIEYNSRKYFTPASNTKLFTFYAGLQLLGDKIPALRYVQRGDSLIIWGTGDPSQLHPLLKSRAAIDFLQQAQGNIYFSPANFTDERLGLGWAWNDYLYGYQPEKSPMPLYGNYVQFIKKDKQVQIIPAFFASLASPDKELLIPVTRGMEDNLFRYNPTTLKEEETPFYTSAEFTARLLTDTLKKPVRVANITLPDSGQWQTVWGIATDELYRPMLQESDNFFAEHILLLCAGNLRAGSFTLRSDKVINHLLKNQLADLSDKPRWVDGSGLSRYNLFTPRNCVELLQKIYKQVAKDSLGEQRLFSLLPQAGKSGTLRNVKVYPPSVYAKTGSLSNNHNLSGFLITRSGRRLIFSFQNNHFMIPTATIREEMGKILWQLYEQY